From Cydia fagiglandana chromosome 24, ilCydFagi1.1, whole genome shotgun sequence, a single genomic window includes:
- the LOC134676671 gene encoding uncharacterized protein LOC134676671, with amino-acid sequence MDAQMENLFEKLKAEMKIQTETLTKTITDNLSTTIEEKLKPIIQDNKELKVEVGRLKTKVHILEKEVKKNNFILHKVCESETSTNDLLKLVVETLNKLSENANTEEWDIWEICKVTRLGKKRDEPRPILVTVTLTWRKMEVLKNNKQFHNNIYATEDYPKEILIKRKELKEQLIQEREKGKKAYIRYDKLIVEDNTGEKETPNEKRKRSPTQSPNNIQESSERTSNGPEKKQPNKKNKTDAYAVVH; translated from the coding sequence ATGGATGCGCAAATGGAAAACCTCTTTGAAAAACTGAAGGCAGAGATGAAAATCCAAACGGAAACATTAACGAAAACAATAACAGATAATTTATCTACCACTATAGAGGAGAAATTGAAGCCAATAATACAGGATAATAAGGAACTCAAAGTAGAAGTAGGAAGATTAAAGACAAAAGTTCATATATTGGAGAAGGAGGTTAAGAAGAATAACTTTATACTTCATAAAGTCTGTGAAAGCGAGACGTCCACCAACGATCTATTAAAACTGGTTGTCGAAACATTGAATAAACTCAGTGAAAACGCAAACACGGAAGAGTGGGATATATGGGAAATCTGTAAAGTAACAAGGCTAGGGAAGAAAAGAGACGAACCTAGACCGATTCTAGTGACAGTAACACTAACTTGGAGAAAAATGGAGGTTCTTAAAAACAACAAGCAATTCCATAATAACATCTATGCTACTGAAGACTATCCTAAAGAGATTCTTATAAAAAGGAAAGAACTAAAAGAACAATTGATACAAGAAAGAGAGAAGGGAAAGAAAGCATATATTCGATATGATAAACTTATCGTAGAGGACAACACAGGTGAAAAGGAAACCCCCAACGAGAAGAGGAAGCGATCTCCCACACAATCTCCAAACAATATTCAGGAGAGTTCAGAACGTACAAGCAATGGACCTGAGAAGAAACAACCTAACAAAAAGAATAAAACAGATGCTTATGCAGTAGTGCATTAG